gttGGTTTAAGAGCGTCCGTAATATCTGTATTGTCAAGCCATTGTTTCAATTTAAACGActtaataacataaaaaacaatactTTTGACATAATAAGTAACAAGTACTTTACGAAAATCAAATACTTGAAGCATTGAACCCGCAGAATTATCAGATATTGAGTATCCCTCAAGTACATATTTAGCACTGGCAACTTCCCATGCGAGCCATCTTTGTCCAAATGCCGCATTCATACTCAGTACATTTGAAAAATGTCCCATTTCGCAGCAACAGCAGTTGTCATTTTCCTCAATACTTTCAGATATCGCTTCAACTTCACGCTGCTGGCAATAAGTCCCGCGGAATTCAAGCCCACGTAATTGAAAAGTCACTAGACCATTGGCTAATTGTATAACATGAACAAGACAATTGAGGTAGTCCGATGCCAGTAAAAAACAATCGCCCTGTTCAACATTACCCCATCTTCCAAGGGCTAAATCACCATAGAGGCTGTGCTGAAGAGATCGCGTCAGTTGTTCGTAAAATATTGAGTTGAGATTATTGTCATCAGCGCCAAGATTGCGTTCTAAATGTGACGACATGCGTGTGTTTGAATGATCAACTCGACGTGTTTTATAGTCACGttcccaaaattttaatggtCTTACATAAGAACATATGAATATCGCACTGCCTAGTAACGGATTTAATGGTGTGCTGAGTATAGCTGAAATTGTTGCCTGAAGAAAAAGCATCGCCGAGTGTGGGACTGAAAAAGGCTGCGCAAATGCATGGAATGCACTCCCCCATGTTACTTGCCAAGGCGCAATATAAGTAACGACAAAACGTATCTTCAATAATAACTCATGAATTTTAGCGTACGCTATTGCTATTACGAAGTAATCCACGAGAAATGTTTCGCTTAAATCACGATAGTCATACTGAAAAAACAACAGTGAAAACGCCAGCACTAAATAACGTGACGACGGATCTGCATAAGCTGACCTGAGTGATTTTAATCCACAGACGACAATTATCAATGCGCCAACACTTTCGCCAAATTTGCCGACTATTTTTGACGAACAATCCGTCAATGCCCACAGGAAGACTATTGGGTAAAGTATATTTCGTTCGATAAAACCCAagtaaacataaattttttcataccaCATTATTTTGACGGGTTCTCGCACTTCAAATTGCGCGTGTTCATGACTTCTTAATACTGGTCTTGCTAAACATAACCAGGGTAATTGTTTTCTTAACTGCGGTATTatataatgcaaaataaaaCCAAGACAACTTACTACTCCCCAAAGTACATCATTAATCTGTGACTGCAATGCTGTGAATATTGTCGAGCAATGGATGATAAATGATAACACACCGATAACTATACAAACTATTAGATCGTTTTTCAGTCTCGCTTTTACGGTACTCCGTAATTTTTGTGGAAGTGGATCAACAAGTTCGCAATCTGTTACTTGTTCTCcaacttttattttgacatCTTTTTTTCTTCCTGTTGTTCTTACCTTAGGATCTTTATTGACATTTGTCGTTATTGTTGTAGCAGTTGTAGCTGGTGTTGACTCTTGTCTtgatgtattttcaataactttGGCTTCCATTTCTTCTAGATACATTTCCGGTGGCCACAAATTTGTCTTGACGATATCCCATATCACACTGGGATCAGATGATGACCTACTCAAGTGATACGATATGGCAACTAGTAGGCCagcaaaaattgaaaacaaaatgtGCTGTGATGATTTCGGTTCTGTTAGTGCACCGTAAGCGAATCCATACAAAATCGCAACTGTTATAATACTGCGGGAGAGACTGTAAATTGATGATACAAGAGAAGTCGTAGCAGTACCGCCAAATAGATGGATGTCTAGATGCTCGCAGATGTACATAAgaaatgtatttatttgtgGAAAAAGTCCAAGGGAAAAAATGACCGGAAATAccagtaaaaatataagtaatatatttttaacttgatTAATTGTATCGTAGTCGGTTACACGTAAACCGTATACTTGAAAATCGGAATTCTTGAAGTTGTGCAGTGATTCATTGAGAATAAGAATTATACTTGAGacgataatataataaacagaTCGTGAAAATACAATTATACGATTAAAACCGTGTGTCGGTGATGCAGCATCAGGCTGAACTGATTTTAATAACGAATACTGACATCCAGCAGTGACAAAGCAAAATATAAAAGCAAATATATCACGATAAAATCCTTTCTGCAGGATTTGTAATCCAAGACCAGCAACAGTGACTGCAAGAATTGTTGATATTGTAGTTTCTAAAACAGTTAAATTGCGGTCGAGTAAAGCTAATAAAGATAATCTGTCAAATCGTATTTTTACATGAGGAAATTTTCCTATTTTCCATTTGTAATAATGCCTTGTAGGCTTTGATTTAGAATCATTTGGACCATCTAAACCATCAATAAATCTATTCCATGATAAACTATTGTTCATATCAGTTTCTTGATGATTTGGTAATGGCAGTACTACCATTTGATTTTGGTTTTCAGGTGGCTGTGAATTTACATTTATGTTCTCCAAGAGATGATGTATCCGACAGTTACGTGTCGCACgcatttgaaagaaaaaatcacgTTCAAATAACATTCCTGGATCAAATACATTTGAATTACCACCCGTATTTGTTGACACAATATTCGCTGGCAATGAATTTTGGGTTTTTGTTTGATTATTGGCAGGACTTGATAACACTGGTGgagtatcaataattaatgttaGTCCAGCTGAATTCAAAGATAAACTACTGTAACTATTACTTAGTGAATCAGTAAGACAATTACCATCAAGAGGAATACGACGTTGTAGTGGTTGATGCAATTGCTGTTGTTGACTTTGCtgttgctgatgctgatgctgttgctgttgtaacaaagaatttattaatttatcattgagACCAGATGGTATCGGCGCTGTTGTAGCAGAAGTCGGAtctttttcatcaaatttatacGCAAACCAACGTCCATTGTCGtcatgaaaataatgaatggCACCTTCACTCGTATCATTATGATTTGTTGCAATATGATAGTCTCCATTGGATATCAAGCCTTCGAGAGCTGTAAAAACACCCAAGTTATCTTCATGCCTCGGTCTACGATAAACTCGTTGACGTTTCAGTCTTCTAGTTCTGTCTCTCCTTGATATATTGGGCACTGGAATTTCAATCCGTACAGCAGCCGGGGGATTATCAGGAGCATTTGATTCACTAACTTGTGTATCTGATTTAAGCAGAGCTGCCAGTAATGGAGGCGCGGGATTTGAAAGTAAAGTACTTAATTCGTTGTTTGAACTGGCCTGCTCAAATTGACTATTATCTTTTGTTTGTTTTCTATCACGGTCACGGCGCGACTCAATTGTCCGTCGTGGTTTATTTGCTGAAGCTTCCAATGATGAACAGacatttaatgaattatttaatatttctggACATGCTTTTGGACGGTTCTGCTTCGGTATCGCTCCTTGATGACGTTTACTGTCTGTCGCACTTGGCAAAGGTAACAGAGTTTTTCTAACTTCGTTGTCAATACTCAATGTTGTTGTACTTGAAGATCCAGAGTCTGGTTCTTTTGAgtgaaaatctaaaaaaaataaatataaacaatttaattttatttatataattgtatctACAGTCGACTACTCATCATAAGCCTAGTCTAGGGGACGTAGGAGAAATTTGTCTTGGAATTTCAGTCTTCTCACTACCGTGCGTTTAGTTTTGTTCTCGACTACTCGTTATAagcctgttttattttatatgatttcaaACGTCATATTTACGGTTTGTTACATACGCCAGTATCCCGATTTTTCTAGTGCTTATAgtgctaaaataaatacttatcttattacactaataataatttaaatggaaaaaatcatagtgacaacggtattaattacagtaataataataataattttgatcaacataatgctcaataaaacttttaaattgtaacagaagctttaattgtaattaatgattacatttatcaacaataaattatattttacttaatattcattaaattattatccgcGAAACattgatagtaaattttcatccttaattttgatattttttcctatagttagtttataatttagacAATTTTAAGGGGGACTTATAACGGGATGTCTGatacgaaactcaaaaaagtgGTTAAGTGGAGGCTGTTTGGACTCAGTACTTGCCGATTGAGAGGaagaggcttataacgggcaGGCTTATGACAGGTAGTCGGctgtatttataaaaactattaaaacaTCTATTCTATTTTTgttgcaataaattatattttttttcgagcaaTGCAGCTTCCTAGGCGCTAGTTTAGGGATCATATAAATGTCCTATGTGTCCTATTGCTGTACTAAACAGTACCAGGATTCGACATCTAAAAGTAACTTACAATCAGTACTAGCTGTTTGAAGGCTCTCCGAAGTGTCCGTATCGTCAGAACGTGTGAATGTCCAATAAACTGGCAGCATGAATCGAGAGAATCATAGGTTTTACTCGAAaacactatatttattattataaattcccGCAGTCACGGGACTTGGTCAGTAAACGCGAtgataattaaacattttatcGAATCATCAAAACCAATTTATCATTATGGATTTATATAGCaactaattataaatatttactgataaatattacttacCTTTATTGGCCCAAGACTCAGCAGTACACTCATCATTCTCAAACAGCCAATCAAGCCCGACGATACTGCCAGAGTTAACGAGATCATCAACCCTATTAACAGTATCCTCGTGTATTTCTTTTCTTCTATCGCCATCTGACAAATCATGACTACTTTGACTGCCATTACTAAATCTTCGACTAAACGATGACTTTCCTT
The Microplitis mediator isolate UGA2020A chromosome 6, iyMicMedi2.1, whole genome shotgun sequence genome window above contains:
- the LOC130670226 gene encoding pecanex-like protein 1 isoform X2, which produces MGSQSLEILRQGVWASLTGGWFYDPHLDVFSNTFHLYVWLFLLCFPFTIYLFLPPTFYVWLAYCASILMLFGTIKCVNHALHCVYDTSEYLEEPGPCVSQKKSESEKQRAARSKCQDRCSDQADLGIELQVLNGKTDTPPVECSSRNSYIEQNAPSADADSITSDYNRDKPNSTIDLKVEIHRKNSSESSEEAQQLSKPTVTSINVQDAELVSTQEREPRLRTKINDWRSTHQTCVVQIKDRPGTRKLCRHASEDSQSRHTNQGTLGKTGSESRIKQTSSLELEQHGEDYPYWKSNQSVRRLASNSIPMETHLTTDHPQSLETISKKKDLDKIKMPSHPQSLEVIAKKLHQQLVHPQSLETIGATSKNVDASDDNNLPLHPQSLETINTKKILPQNTLKRNQLQLLPYLSYGSEIVHPIAEQSDEQFANDSAGGYSLRDSYSPLLTRKTIGDSSTCSNRDRSLSAGGFDDRFSRFNGEIAIDNDSANSREALLDKGKSSFSRRFSNGSQSSHDLSDGDRRKEIHEDTVNRVDDLVNSGSIVGLDWLFENDECTAESWANKDFHSKEPDSGSSSTTTLSIDNEVRKTLLPLPSATDSKRHQGAIPKQNRPKACPEILNNSLNVCSSLEASANKPRRTIESRRDRDRKQTKDNSQFEQASSNNELSTLLSNPAPPLLAALLKSDTQVSESNAPDNPPAAVRIEIPVPNISRRDRTRRLKRQRVYRRPRHEDNLGVFTALEGLISNGDYHIATNHNDTSEGAIHYFHDDNGRWFAYKFDEKDPTSATTAPIPSGLNDKLINSLLQQQQHQHQQQQSQQQQLHQPLQRRIPLDVLSSPANNQTKTQNSLPANIVSTNTGGNSNVFDPGMLFERDFFFQMRATRNCRIHHLLENINVNSQPPENQNQMVVLPLPNHQETDMNNSLSWNRFIDGLDGPNDSKSKPTRHYYKWKIGKFPHVKIRFDRLSLLALLDRNLTVLETTISTILAVTVAGLGLQILQKGFYRDIFAFIFCFVTAGCQYSLLKSVQPDAASPTHGFNRIIVFSRSVYYIIVSSIILILNESLHNFKNSDFQVYGLRVTDYDTINQVKNILLIFLLVFPVIFSLGLFPQINTFLMYICEHLDIHLFGGTATTSLVSSIYSLSRSIITVAILYGFAYGALTEPKSSQHILFSIFAGLLVAISYHLSRSSSDPSVIWDIVKTNLWPPEMYLEEMEAKVIENTSRQESTPATTATTITTNVNKDPKVRTTGRKKDVKIKVGEQVTDCELVDPLPQKLRSTVKARLKNDLIVCIVIGVLSFIIHCSTIFTALQSQINDVLWGVVSCLGFILHYIIPQLRKQLPWLCLARPVLRSHEHAQFEVREPVKIMWYEKIYVYLGFIERNILYPIVFLWALTDCSSKIVGKFGESVGALIIVVCGLKSLRSAYADPSSRYLVLAFSLLFFQYDYRDLSETFLVDYFVIAIAYAKIHELLLKIRFVVTYIAPWQVTWGSAFHAFAQPFSVPHSAMLFLQATISAILSTPLNPLLGSAIFICSYVRPLKFWERDYKTRRVDHSNTRMSSHLERNLGADDNNLNSIFYEQLTRSLQHSLYGDLALGRWGNVEQGDCFLLASDYLNCLVHVIQLANGLVTFQLRGLEFRGTYCQQREVEAISESIEENDNCCCCEMGHFSNVLSMNAAFGQRWLAWEVASAKYVLEGYSISDNSAGSMLQVFDFRKVLVTYYVKSIVFYVIKSFKLKQWLDNTDITDALKPTLEKNFVDLDPVFNMNIDEDFDFRASGISRSSFCNVYLDWIQFCAVKVDKTLERTRDSCLVSLCLALSLLGRRVLGAASHNTVSSVEFFLYGLHALFKGDFRITSIRDEWVLHDVDLLKSVVAKGVRMALKLHQDHFMSPEQYDDPAALYEAIDNHDRHLVISHEADPLWRNAVLSGAPSLLALRHVVDDGIDEYKVIMLNKRFLSFRVIKMNRECVRGLWAGQQQELVYLRNRNPERGSIQNAKQALRNIINSSCDQPIGYPIYVSPLTTSYAETNEQLCSIVGGPFSLNTIKNNVLKLWRKVRRRCGEGCSSGGTGSQDDGGFGNDGVYAMTTYNIHSGYSQSGHNTSGSQSMDSGCQIGGSTGRGSLGRANTGSLGGNRGSLASVGKPTSSTLASLAGLLSNNDIKTESKCETSFSGKDKEEISQRVRIMDPNQVYDAINLGRRIDVIWPDEKMRQQGGRSGWQHWVPERGMEGCVVHRWLPNHRDPNRRSHVDKVILLVKIDDKFVPIAEQGVRDLGAEV
- the LOC130670226 gene encoding pecanex-like protein 1 isoform X1, with the translated sequence MGSQSLEILRQGVWASLTGGWFYDPHLDVFSNTFHLYVWLFLLCFPFTIYLFLPPTFYVWLAYCASILMLFGTIKCVNHALHCVYDTSEYLEEPGPCVSQKKSESEKQRAARSKCQDRCSDQADLGIELQVLNGKTDTPPVECSSRNSYIEQNAPSADADSITSDYNRDKPNSTIDLKVEIHRKNSSESSEEAQQLSKPTVTSINVQDAELVSTQEREPRLRTKINDWRSTHQTCVVQIKDRPGTRKLCRHASEDSQSRHTNQGTLGKTGSESRIKQTSSLELEQHGEDYPYWKSNQSVRRLASNSIPMETHLTTDHPQSLETISKKKDLDKIKMPSHPQSLEVIAKKLHQQLVHPQSLETIGATSKNVDASDDNNLPLHPQSLETINTKKILPQNTLKRNQLQLLPYLSYGSEIVHPIAEQSDEQFANDSAGGYSLRDSYSPLLTRKTIGDSSTCSNRDRSLSAGGFDDRFSRFNGEIAIDNDSANSREALLDKGKSSFSRRFSNGSQSSHDLSDGDRRKEIHEDTVNRVDDLVNSGSIVGLDWLFENDECTAESWANKDFHSKEPDSGSSSTTTLSIDNEVRKTLLPLPSATDSKRHQGAIPKQNRPKACPEILNNSLNVCSSLEASANKPRRTIESRRDRDRKQTKDNSQFEQASSNNELSTLLSNPAPPLLAALLKSDTQVSESNAPDNPPAAVRIEIPVPNISRRDRTRRLKRQRVYRRPRHEDNLGVFTALEGLISNGDYHIATNHNDTSEGAIHYFHDDNGRWFAYKFDEKDPTSATTAPIPSGLNDKLINSLLQQQQHQHQQQQSQQQQLHQPLQRRIPLDGNCLTDSLSNSYSSLSLNSAGLTLIIDTPPVLSSPANNQTKTQNSLPANIVSTNTGGNSNVFDPGMLFERDFFFQMRATRNCRIHHLLENINVNSQPPENQNQMVVLPLPNHQETDMNNSLSWNRFIDGLDGPNDSKSKPTRHYYKWKIGKFPHVKIRFDRLSLLALLDRNLTVLETTISTILAVTVAGLGLQILQKGFYRDIFAFIFCFVTAGCQYSLLKSVQPDAASPTHGFNRIIVFSRSVYYIIVSSIILILNESLHNFKNSDFQVYGLRVTDYDTINQVKNILLIFLLVFPVIFSLGLFPQINTFLMYICEHLDIHLFGGTATTSLVSSIYSLSRSIITVAILYGFAYGALTEPKSSQHILFSIFAGLLVAISYHLSRSSSDPSVIWDIVKTNLWPPEMYLEEMEAKVIENTSRQESTPATTATTITTNVNKDPKVRTTGRKKDVKIKVGEQVTDCELVDPLPQKLRSTVKARLKNDLIVCIVIGVLSFIIHCSTIFTALQSQINDVLWGVVSCLGFILHYIIPQLRKQLPWLCLARPVLRSHEHAQFEVREPVKIMWYEKIYVYLGFIERNILYPIVFLWALTDCSSKIVGKFGESVGALIIVVCGLKSLRSAYADPSSRYLVLAFSLLFFQYDYRDLSETFLVDYFVIAIAYAKIHELLLKIRFVVTYIAPWQVTWGSAFHAFAQPFSVPHSAMLFLQATISAILSTPLNPLLGSAIFICSYVRPLKFWERDYKTRRVDHSNTRMSSHLERNLGADDNNLNSIFYEQLTRSLQHSLYGDLALGRWGNVEQGDCFLLASDYLNCLVHVIQLANGLVTFQLRGLEFRGTYCQQREVEAISESIEENDNCCCCEMGHFSNVLSMNAAFGQRWLAWEVASAKYVLEGYSISDNSAGSMLQVFDFRKVLVTYYVKSIVFYVIKSFKLKQWLDNTDITDALKPTLEKNFVDLDPVFNMNIDEDFDFRASGISRSSFCNVYLDWIQFCAVKVDKTLERTRDSCLVSLCLALSLLGRRVLGAASHNTVSSVEFFLYGLHALFKGDFRITSIRDEWVLHDVDLLKSVVAKGVRMALKLHQDHFMSPEQYDDPAALYEAIDNHDRHLVISHEADPLWRNAVLSGAPSLLALRHVVDDGIDEYKVIMLNKRFLSFRVIKMNRECVRGLWAGQQQELVYLRNRNPERGSIQNAKQALRNIINSSCDQPIGYPIYVSPLTTSYAETNEQLCSIVGGPFSLNTIKNNVLKLWRKVRRRCGEGCSSGGTGSQDDGGFGNDGVYAMTTYNIHSGYSQSGHNTSGSQSMDSGCQIGGSTGRGSLGRANTGSLGGNRGSLASVGKPTSSTLASLAGLLSNNDIKTESKCETSFSGKDKEEISQRVRIMDPNQVYDAINLGRRIDVIWPDEKMRQQGGRSGWQHWVPERGMEGCVVHRWLPNHRDPNRRSHVDKVILLVKIDDKFVPIAEQGVRDLGAEV